One segment of Thermodesulfovibrio sp. 3907-1M DNA contains the following:
- a CDS encoding inositol monophosphatase family protein — protein sequence MRDYLIVAIEAAQSAGKIIKERIGTITTEEITQKSISDYVTEVDIYSEKTIINHIKKQFPTHQIMAEESSNNYKKAEYLWIVDPLDGTTNFIHGFPVVAISIALMYKGELVLGVIHDPTRNETFYAELGSGAFLDGKKIRVSTLTLPELSLIATGFPFRNKQYITDYIKIFQSLLYSVSDLRRAGAAAIDLAYVACGRVDGFFEFALSAWDIAAGVALIKEAGGVVSDFDGGDQYLKTGHIIAGNSVIHSFLVNKIKEVLKS from the coding sequence ATGAGAGACTATCTAATTGTTGCAATAGAAGCTGCTCAGAGTGCAGGAAAAATTATAAAAGAAAGAATCGGCACAATTACCACTGAAGAAATTACACAAAAAAGTATCTCAGACTATGTAACAGAAGTAGATATTTATTCTGAAAAAACAATAATTAATCACATAAAAAAGCAGTTTCCCACTCATCAGATAATGGCAGAGGAATCATCAAATAACTATAAAAAAGCAGAATATTTATGGATAGTTGATCCTCTTGACGGAACAACCAATTTTATACATGGCTTTCCTGTTGTTGCCATCTCTATTGCTTTAATGTATAAAGGCGAGTTGGTTTTAGGAGTTATTCATGATCCCACGAGAAATGAGACCTTTTATGCTGAGCTGGGTAGTGGAGCGTTTTTAGACGGAAAAAAAATAAGAGTATCCACACTGACTTTACCAGAACTAAGCCTTATTGCAACTGGTTTTCCTTTCAGAAACAAACAGTATATTACAGATTACATAAAAATATTTCAATCACTCCTTTACTCTGTGAGTGATCTTAGAAGAGCTGGTGCTGCAGCAATTGATCTTGCCTATGTAGCATGCGGAAGGGTGGATGGATTTTTTGAATTTGCTCTGAGTGCATGGGATATTGCAGCAGGTGTGGCCTTAATAAAGGAAGCAGGAGGTGTGGTATCAGACTTTGATGGAGGAGATCAATATCTAAAAACAGGCCATATAATTGCAGGTAACTCTGTAATCCATTCTTTCTTGGTGAACAAGATTAAAGAAGTTTTAAAAAGCTAA
- the thiE gene encoding thiamine phosphate synthase, with protein MLKLKGLYVITDEKLTPYDKILEMVEEALKGGAKIVQLRDKTNSDNFLMSYGFLLKELCEKYNAYFIVNDRVDLAMKLNAHGVHIGKEDTDISEVKQNLKNKIIGVSCYNELERAKIMESLGASYVAFGSFYPSSTKPEAKVVEKSIIQEAKKVLSIPICVIGGLNVQRAKELIRLGADIVAVVSDIWTAPSIQKRAEEYKNLFI; from the coding sequence ATGCTGAAATTAAAAGGACTTTATGTAATAACAGATGAAAAACTGACCCCCTATGATAAAATTCTTGAAATGGTTGAGGAAGCCTTAAAAGGTGGTGCAAAAATTGTTCAACTCAGGGATAAAACAAATTCAGATAATTTTTTAATGTCCTATGGATTTTTATTAAAAGAGCTTTGTGAAAAATACAATGCTTATTTTATTGTAAATGACAGAGTTGATTTAGCCATGAAACTGAATGCTCACGGAGTTCATATTGGCAAAGAAGATACTGATATTTCCGAAGTAAAACAAAACTTAAAAAATAAAATCATAGGCGTTTCCTGTTATAATGAGCTTGAAAGAGCGAAAATTATGGAAAGCTTGGGTGCTTCCTATGTTGCATTTGGAAGTTTTTATCCTTCTTCAACTAAACCAGAGGCTAAAGTAGTTGAAAAATCAATAATTCAAGAGGCAAAAAAAGTACTCTCAATTCCTATTTGCGTCATAGGAGGATTAAATGTGCAAAGGGCTAAAGAACTGATTCGTCTTGGTGCTGACATTGTTGCAGTTGTGAGTGATATCTGGACTGCTCCTTCAATACAAAAACGAGCTGAGGAATATAAAAATTTATTTATTTAG